One window from the genome of Acinetobacter sp. ANC 7912 encodes:
- a CDS encoding UPF0149 family protein has translation MQDDISGWSDWHRNFSSIEEISSPSELHGLLTGIVCVTQAPTSEEWVQILETLDIPELNPEALDLLTGEAEDVFHSLSEDELDYLPLLPDDEHTLAERVQALADWCAGVVLGFGLASGHIRSDERELIEHLQDVAAVEFEDSDDDAEGEESYQELYEFVRLIPVSLSMGRKKVEVDETPLLQHFIGQEQTEKKESDTQPQSVVEIFSPKRPS, from the coding sequence ATGCAAGACGATATTTCAGGTTGGTCAGATTGGCACCGTAATTTTTCATCAATTGAAGAAATTTCCAGCCCAAGCGAGTTACATGGCTTGCTTACTGGCATCGTTTGTGTCACTCAGGCACCGACCAGTGAAGAGTGGGTACAGATTCTGGAAACTCTGGATATTCCTGAGCTTAATCCTGAAGCGTTGGATCTGTTGACTGGCGAGGCGGAAGACGTATTCCACTCATTGTCTGAAGATGAGCTGGATTACCTGCCATTGCTTCCAGATGATGAACATACACTGGCTGAACGAGTACAGGCATTGGCCGACTGGTGTGCCGGTGTTGTACTTGGTTTTGGTCTGGCTTCAGGTCATATCCGCAGTGATGAACGCGAACTGATTGAACATTTACAGGATGTGGCAGCAGTCGAATTTGAAGATTCAGATGATGATGCCGAAGGCGAAGAAAGCTATCAGGAACTGTATGAATTTGTGCGTCTGATTCCGGTAAGCCTATCTATGGGCCGTAAAAAAGTAGAAGTGGATGAAACTCCATTACTACAACATTTTATTGGGCAGGAACAAACTGAGAAAAAAGAGTCAGATACCCAGCCGCAATCTGTGGTGGAGATTTTCTCGCCTAAACGTCCAAGCTAA
- the pepP gene encoding Xaa-Pro aminopeptidase — protein MKKLTQAEFQQRRDILAGEMGLRSIAIIATSPVAIRNRDADYKYRADSSFFYLTGFAEPEAVAVIETFDTEEEGYTYSLFCRERNREMEIWNGYRAGIDGAIDDYEADEAYAIDLLDEEILVKLQNKDKLFYRIGHNAEFDARVAKWIAQANGESRRGTSAPAQVIQLDRIVDEMRLHKDANEIELMQIASDISAEAHTRAMQTVRPGMMEYALEAELNYVFGKNGCVPSYNSIVGGGENACILHYVENDKELKDGDLVLIDAACEYQFYASDITRTFPVNGKFSPEQKALYNVVLDAQLAAINAVQIGNSYKEPHNVAVRILVQGLLDLGIMQGDIEEIIETESFRQFYMHGTGHWLGMDVHDVGTYKASGDWRAYEEGMVVTVEPGLYIAPDDETVDPKWRGIGIRIEDDVVATKNGPLVLTAKVVKTVEDIEALIAKARAA, from the coding sequence ATGAAGAAACTGACACAAGCAGAATTTCAGCAACGCCGTGACATCCTCGCAGGAGAAATGGGGCTACGCAGTATCGCCATTATTGCCACGAGTCCAGTCGCGATTCGTAACCGTGATGCTGACTATAAATATCGTGCTGACAGCAGTTTCTTCTACCTGACCGGTTTTGCCGAGCCAGAAGCAGTGGCAGTCATTGAAACGTTTGATACCGAAGAAGAAGGCTACACCTACAGTCTGTTTTGCCGTGAGCGTAACCGTGAGATGGAAATCTGGAATGGTTACCGGGCTGGCATTGATGGTGCCATTGACGATTATGAAGCAGATGAAGCCTATGCGATTGATCTGCTGGATGAAGAAATTCTGGTTAAACTGCAGAACAAGGACAAACTGTTTTATCGCATCGGACACAATGCCGAGTTTGATGCGCGTGTCGCGAAATGGATTGCCCAAGCCAATGGTGAAAGCCGTCGGGGGACTTCTGCACCTGCTCAAGTGATTCAGCTAGATCGTATTGTCGATGAAATGCGTTTACATAAAGATGCCAATGAAATCGAACTGATGCAGATTGCTTCGGATATTTCTGCGGAAGCACATACACGTGCAATGCAAACTGTACGTCCGGGCATGATGGAATATGCGCTGGAAGCTGAGCTGAATTATGTCTTTGGCAAGAATGGCTGTGTACCATCCTATAACAGTATTGTTGGCGGCGGTGAAAATGCCTGCATTCTGCACTATGTCGAAAATGATAAAGAGCTGAAAGATGGCGATCTGGTCCTGATTGATGCAGCTTGTGAATATCAGTTTTATGCCTCAGACATTACCCGTACTTTCCCAGTCAATGGTAAATTCAGTCCAGAACAGAAAGCTTTATATAATGTCGTGCTGGATGCGCAGCTTGCCGCAATCAATGCGGTTCAAATCGGTAATTCTTATAAAGAACCGCACAATGTTGCGGTACGTATCTTGGTTCAGGGTTTGCTGGATCTAGGCATCATGCAGGGTGATATTGAGGAAATTATCGAAACCGAGAGTTTCCGCCAATTCTATATGCACGGTACCGGTCACTGGTTGGGCATGGATGTGCATGATGTCGGGACTTATAAAGCCAGTGGTGACTGGCGTGCTTATGAAGAAGGTATGGTCGTCACTGTAGAGCCAGGACTGTATATCGCTCCGGATGATGAAACTGTTGATCCAAAATGGCGTGGTATCGGCATCCGGATTGAGGATGATGTCGTAGCGACCAAGAATGGTCCACTGGTATTAACCGCAAAAGTGGTGAAAACCGTAGAAGATATTGAAGCGCTTATAGCTAAAGCCCGTGCTGCTTAA
- a CDS encoding IS982-like element ISAba825 family transposase gives MSTEEFIIIVYLIIEEIYPTIVSEPLRKRGFPPALTDIEIITMQIVGECLKMDTDKSIWMFFKNNYLSWFPHLGSYPNFCKHCANLWQVHQKITAQLTAHYGQDHIHFIDGFPIPVCRYSRAKRHKNFKEHAGFSYCAAQQEKYYGFKGHLVINLEGMITGYTFAPANVDERDVAPEITENIHGLLGADKGYLRPSLKEYYKFQYVDLQTPLRKNMPDSRSQESMRLLMRARRKIETVIGQLTDRFNIQKVRARDLWHLSHRFIRKILSHTVCVVMNKKCGYSPIQFEKLI, from the coding sequence ATGTCCACTGAAGAATTTATCATCATTGTCTATTTAATCATAGAGGAAATTTACCCAACTATAGTCTCTGAACCATTAAGAAAACGTGGTTTTCCACCTGCTTTAACCGATATTGAAATTATCACAATGCAAATTGTTGGTGAGTGTCTCAAAATGGATACGGATAAAAGCATATGGATGTTTTTTAAAAACAATTATTTAAGTTGGTTCCCTCATTTAGGTTCATATCCTAACTTTTGTAAGCATTGTGCAAACTTATGGCAAGTTCATCAAAAAATCACAGCCCAATTAACTGCACATTATGGTCAGGATCATATTCATTTTATTGATGGATTTCCTATACCTGTTTGTCGTTATAGTCGAGCAAAAAGACACAAGAATTTCAAAGAACATGCAGGTTTTAGTTATTGTGCTGCACAACAAGAGAAATACTATGGTTTTAAAGGGCATCTTGTAATTAATTTGGAGGGTATGATTACTGGCTATACTTTCGCTCCAGCAAATGTAGATGAGCGTGATGTTGCACCAGAAATCACAGAAAATATTCATGGGTTACTAGGTGCAGATAAAGGTTACTTAAGACCCAGCTTGAAAGAATACTATAAATTTCAGTACGTTGATCTACAAACTCCTTTAAGAAAGAATATGCCGGACTCTAGATCTCAAGAATCAATGAGGTTGCTTATGAGAGCACGAAGGAAAATTGAAACGGTCATTGGTCAATTAACTGATCGCTTTAATATTCAAAAAGTAAGGGCAAGAGATTTATGGCACTTATCGCATCGTTTTATCAGAAAGATTTTGTCACATACGGTCTGCGTCGTTATGAATAAAAAATGTGGTTATTCACCGATTCAATTTGAAAAGCTTATTTAA
- a CDS encoding sensor domain-containing diguanylate cyclase has translation MHTIKFHNFEEAGKLVLQYLHHHFGFGLWMITRLDNEDWIILQAENEKYAVKPGDVFRWADSFCYHMVQGATPKIAPCSEQIELYAKAKIAKTLSIKSYIGEPLYLEDGSIFGTICAIDNEPHSEEIIKDAALVELLGSLLSSILQSELRENKQRRLRERYEVEALTDSLTGLYNRRAWDQLLEAEEGRCQRYGLPASIFSIDLNDLKQVNDQFGHDAGDQLIQRTADLLVEHMRVNDVIARIGGDEFTILCPETKAADAAVLYQRLTEMFSAADIHVAIGFAARQLTTDLHEVLIEADKKMYAHKKQAKLLNG, from the coding sequence ATGCACACCATTAAGTTTCACAATTTTGAAGAAGCAGGAAAATTAGTACTTCAATATTTGCATCACCACTTTGGTTTCGGGTTATGGATGATCACTCGTTTAGACAATGAGGATTGGATTATCTTGCAGGCTGAAAATGAAAAATATGCGGTAAAGCCTGGTGATGTTTTCCGTTGGGCGGATTCTTTTTGCTATCACATGGTGCAGGGCGCCACGCCTAAAATTGCACCATGTTCTGAGCAAATTGAGCTGTATGCCAAGGCGAAAATCGCCAAGACCTTATCGATTAAATCGTATATTGGGGAACCTCTTTATCTAGAAGATGGTTCAATATTCGGAACTATTTGTGCAATTGATAATGAACCGCACTCTGAAGAAATCATCAAAGATGCAGCACTGGTTGAGTTGTTGGGTAGTTTATTAAGCTCGATTCTGCAAAGTGAATTGCGGGAAAATAAACAGCGCCGTTTACGTGAGCGTTATGAGGTGGAAGCGCTTACCGACAGTCTCACTGGGTTATATAACCGCCGGGCTTGGGATCAGTTATTGGAAGCTGAGGAAGGGCGCTGTCAGCGTTACGGTCTACCTGCTTCGATATTCAGTATCGATTTGAATGATTTAAAACAGGTCAATGATCAGTTTGGACATGATGCGGGAGATCAACTCATTCAGCGTACTGCAGATTTGCTGGTAGAGCATATGCGGGTGAATGATGTGATCGCACGGATCGGCGGGGATGAATTCACGATTTTATGTCCTGAAACCAAAGCAGCAGATGCGGCAGTTTTATATCAACGTCTGACCGAGATGTTTTCTGCTGCGGATATTCATGTTGCGATAGGCTTTGCTGCCCGTCAATTAACCACTGATTTGCATGAGGTTTTAATTGAGGCGGATAAGAAGATGTATGCGCATAAGAAACAGGCCAAATTGTTGAATGGTTAA